One genomic segment of Arachis duranensis cultivar V14167 chromosome 4, aradu.V14167.gnm2.J7QH, whole genome shotgun sequence includes these proteins:
- the LOC107484578 gene encoding uncharacterized protein LOC107484578 codes for MTGVGRAIKAKKLNPRYIGPFQILERVGPVVYRMALPPHLSNLHDVFLMSQLWKYTPDTSHVLEPESVQLKEDLTPPMTLVRNDDTSIKRLHGKEVLLVKVAWS; via the coding sequence aTGACAGGAGTAGGTAGAGCGATTAAAGcgaagaagttgaatcctcggtACATCGGTCCgtttcagatcctggagagggTTGGACCGGTAgtgtatcggatggctctaccaccccACCTTTCAAACCTGCATGACGTATTTCTCATGTCGCAGCTTTGGAAGTATACTCCTGATactagccatgtgttagaacctgaatCGGTTCAGTTAAAAGAAGATTTGACACCTCCGATGACTCTGGTTAGAAATGACGATACGAGTATAAAACGATTGCATGGAAAAGAGGTTttattagtcaaagtggcatggagttgA